The following are from one region of the Prevotella communis genome:
- a CDS encoding DUF2851 family protein, with amino-acid sequence MERLLHYVWKHKMLPLGDLETTDGRVVEILDPGLLNRNSGPDFFNAKVKISGTLWVGNIEIHLSSSDWYRHGHDRDVRYNNVILHVVANADMDVKTQDGNYLPQMVLQIPDTLKENYNELLHNDQYPPCYKVIPDLTRLQVHSWLAALQTERLEQKTEAIFKRVEQCNGSWEDGYFVTLARNYGFGINGDAFEMWAKNVPLHAVDKHRDDLFQIEAIFMGQAGLLQLESIPERYQIAALNEGYFTKLRNEYLYLAHKFSLTPMDFAPWHFLRLRPQNFPYIRIAQLANLYYERKAGLSALLECETIEQLRQLLQTHVTPYWETHYMFGAEGPRSTKKTSITSSNLMIINTAIPMLFAVGRHRQREDLCDRAFDLLEQLKAEENHIIRMWKECGLEVQTAGDSQALIQLKKEYCDRRDCLRCRIGYEYLIRK; translated from the coding sequence ATGGAACGACTACTTCATTACGTCTGGAAACATAAGATGCTGCCTCTCGGTGATTTAGAGACCACCGACGGACGCGTCGTCGAGATACTGGATCCTGGATTGCTGAATCGCAATTCAGGGCCAGACTTCTTTAATGCCAAGGTAAAAATCAGTGGCACGCTATGGGTAGGTAACATAGAAATACATCTCAGTTCAAGCGACTGGTATCGTCATGGACACGATCGCGATGTACGTTATAATAATGTGATACTCCATGTGGTGGCCAATGCCGATATGGATGTGAAGACACAAGACGGCAACTATCTGCCACAGATGGTGTTGCAGATTCCAGACACATTGAAAGAGAACTACAACGAACTGCTCCATAACGACCAGTATCCACCTTGCTACAAAGTCATCCCGGACCTCACACGACTGCAAGTGCACTCGTGGCTGGCAGCCCTGCAAACGGAACGACTGGAACAGAAGACAGAGGCCATATTCAAACGTGTGGAGCAATGTAATGGTTCATGGGAAGACGGCTATTTCGTCACCCTGGCACGCAACTATGGCTTCGGCATCAATGGAGATGCCTTTGAGATGTGGGCAAAAAACGTACCCCTGCATGCTGTTGACAAACATCGTGATGACTTGTTTCAGATAGAGGCAATCTTCATGGGACAGGCCGGACTGCTGCAACTGGAAAGCATCCCTGAGCGCTATCAGATAGCAGCACTTAACGAGGGCTACTTCACCAAACTGCGCAACGAATACCTCTACCTGGCTCATAAATTCTCGCTGACGCCAATGGACTTTGCGCCCTGGCACTTCCTTCGTCTGCGTCCGCAGAACTTTCCCTATATCCGCATCGCCCAACTGGCCAACCTCTACTATGAGCGCAAGGCCGGACTGAGTGCATTGTTGGAATGTGAGACCATAGAACAGTTGCGCCAGTTGCTGCAAACGCATGTGACGCCCTATTGGGAGACGCACTATATGTTTGGTGCCGAGGGACCACGAAGTACGAAGAAAACATCCATCACGTCGTCAAACCTGATGATTATCAACACCGCCATCCCCATGCTCTTTGCCGTGGGCAGGCATCGTCAGAGAGAGGATTTGTGCGATCGCGCCTTCGACTTGCTGGAACAGCTCAAGGCAGAAGAGAATCATATCATACGTATGTGGAAGGAATGCGGACTGGAGGTGCAGACAGCAGGCGACAGTCAGGCACTTATCCAACTGAAGAAGGAATACTGTGACCGCAGGGACTGTCTGCGCTGCAGAATAGGTTATGAATATCTTATAAGAAAATGA
- the dprA gene encoding DNA-processing protein DprA, translating to MNEQEVYYTIALTRMTGFNFQTALHLYREVGGGQAVYEHRLDIKDVMPECSDRLSESLKDWTLPLARAAQEMEFITKHGIKPLLLETEDYPQRLGECPDAPILLYYMGSAPLNQRRVINIIGTRHCTAYGQDLIRRFVRDLKRLCPEVLIVSGLAYGVDICAHRQALENGYETVGVLAHGLDEIYPSAHRETAKQMLRQGGLLTEYMTETRSDKLNFVKRNRIVAGMSDATILVESASKGGGLITTGIAMDYDRSVFAFPGPVGAPYSEGCNNLIRDNGASLITCAEDFVKAMGWQNDAQLKQAQAKGIERSIFPELSEEEQKIARILDEFGDFQLNQLSVKTNIPIGQLTALLFQMEMKGVIRPLAGGTYHLLK from the coding sequence ATGAACGAACAGGAAGTCTACTATACCATTGCCTTAACCCGTATGACGGGTTTCAACTTCCAGACTGCCCTGCACCTCTACAGAGAGGTGGGAGGCGGACAGGCCGTTTATGAGCATCGCCTTGATATCAAGGACGTGATGCCCGAGTGCAGCGACCGACTGTCAGAGAGTCTGAAAGACTGGACCCTCCCGTTGGCACGTGCCGCCCAGGAGATGGAGTTTATTACCAAACATGGTATCAAACCGCTATTACTGGAGACGGAGGATTATCCTCAACGCCTTGGCGAATGTCCTGATGCCCCTATCCTCTTATATTATATGGGCTCGGCCCCACTGAACCAGCGACGCGTCATCAATATCATTGGCACCCGACATTGTACTGCCTATGGACAAGACCTGATACGCCGTTTCGTCAGAGACCTGAAACGACTCTGTCCTGAGGTGCTCATCGTTAGCGGATTGGCCTACGGCGTAGATATCTGTGCCCATCGCCAGGCCCTGGAAAATGGTTACGAGACCGTAGGTGTACTGGCCCACGGACTCGACGAGATATACCCAAGTGCTCATCGGGAAACGGCAAAACAGATGTTGAGACAAGGCGGATTGCTCACAGAGTATATGACAGAGACCCGTTCCGATAAGCTCAACTTCGTAAAGCGTAACCGCATCGTGGCAGGCATGAGCGACGCCACCATCCTGGTGGAGAGTGCCTCTAAAGGCGGTGGTCTCATCACCACAGGCATCGCGATGGATTATGACCGATCAGTATTTGCTTTCCCTGGACCAGTAGGTGCACCCTATAGCGAGGGGTGCAACAACCTTATCCGTGATAATGGGGCCTCGTTGATTACCTGTGCAGAGGATTTTGTCAAAGCCATGGGGTGGCAGAATGACGCCCAGCTGAAACAGGCGCAAGCCAAGGGCATTGAGCGCAGCATCTTCCCAGAACTAAGCGAAGAAGAACAGAAAATCGCCAGAATTCTCGATGAATTCGGCGATTTCCAACTCAACCAGTTATCTGTCAAGACGAATATACCTATCGGTCAACTTACTGCCCTCCTCTTCCAAATGGAGATGAAAGGCGTGATACGTCCGTTGGCTGGTGGCACCTATCATCTGCTGAAGTGA
- a CDS encoding cation diffusion facilitator family transporter: MTREGEIYKVTLVGSIGNLLLVVFKFIAGIQGNSAAMIADAVHSLSDFITDVIVIIFVGISAKPQDESHDYGHGKFETLASFFVALALLGAAGGIIVSGGGKLMDWLSGADLEAPGMLALWAALLSIAVKEVLYQYTAVKGRQLDSQVMIANAWHHRSDSLSSIGAAIGIGGAIWLGNRWTVLDPLASVVVGLMLVKVAYDLLKINIGELTECSLPADTEEEIVRIIESEPGVSEPHHLRTRRIGNRIAIDTHIRLDGNMLLSEAHQKTTAIEHRLKERFGAQTHVTIHMEPVKRA; encoded by the coding sequence ATGACAAGAGAGGGAGAGATCTATAAAGTGACGCTGGTGGGCAGCATTGGTAATCTGCTGCTCGTGGTGTTTAAGTTTATTGCCGGCATACAGGGAAACAGTGCGGCGATGATAGCTGATGCCGTGCACTCGCTGTCCGACTTCATCACAGATGTTATCGTGATTATCTTTGTGGGCATTAGTGCCAAACCGCAGGATGAGTCGCACGACTACGGTCATGGGAAGTTTGAGACGCTGGCTTCTTTCTTCGTGGCCTTGGCATTATTAGGTGCTGCTGGTGGCATCATTGTGTCAGGAGGAGGAAAACTGATGGATTGGCTCAGCGGCGCAGATTTGGAAGCGCCTGGTATGTTGGCATTATGGGCAGCACTGCTTTCTATTGCTGTGAAGGAGGTACTGTATCAATATACGGCTGTGAAAGGCAGACAACTGGATTCGCAGGTGATGATAGCCAATGCGTGGCACCACAGGAGTGATTCGCTCTCGTCGATAGGTGCTGCCATCGGTATTGGTGGTGCCATCTGGCTTGGTAACCGTTGGACGGTGCTCGACCCCTTGGCTTCTGTTGTGGTGGGTCTGATGTTGGTGAAGGTGGCGTATGACTTGCTGAAGATCAACATCGGCGAGCTAACAGAATGCTCGTTACCAGCGGATACTGAGGAGGAGATAGTGAGAATCATCGAGTCGGAACCAGGTGTGAGTGAGCCGCATCATCTGCGTACCCGTCGCATTGGTAACCGTATTGCCATTGATACGCATATCCGCCTGGATGGTAATATGTTGCTGAGTGAGGCGCATCAGAAGACAACAGCCATTGAACACAGGCTGAAGGAACGGTTTGGTGCACAGACGCACGTCACCATTCACATGGAGCCTGTGAAGAGGGCATAG
- a CDS encoding acyl-CoA thioesterase yields the protein MKYIFETRMEVRDYECDIEGIVNNAQYVHYCEHTRHLFLKECGLSFAEMHEKGVDAVVARMQLQYKVPLRPDDEFISRLNLTKEGIKYVFHQDIYRASDEQLCFRGKIELVCLINGRLGNSAEYDAAFEKYIQA from the coding sequence ATGAAATATATCTTTGAAACGCGCATGGAAGTGCGCGACTATGAATGCGACATTGAAGGCATTGTAAATAATGCGCAGTATGTACATTATTGTGAGCATACACGTCACCTGTTCCTAAAGGAGTGCGGTCTCTCGTTTGCTGAGATGCACGAAAAGGGTGTGGATGCCGTGGTGGCACGCATGCAACTGCAATACAAGGTGCCCCTGCGTCCTGATGACGAGTTTATCTCACGCCTGAACCTCACGAAGGAAGGCATCAAATACGTGTTTCATCAGGATATCTATCGTGCCAGCGACGAACAGCTCTGTTTCCGCGGAAAGATTGAATTGGTATGTCTCATCAATGGTCGTCTGGGCAATAGTGCCGAGTATGACGCAGCTTTTGAGAAGTATATCCAGGCATGA
- a CDS encoding AraC family transcriptional regulator yields the protein MMHLPIESFNFQMLNVGLAHHDGDWNWKHVSSPFTRIYYVKEGEAQIHLPKQVVRLRPGYLYIVPAYTLHSYECKGLFVHYYLHVYEGFKSEMNLMEQYDFPIEVPGSHDDELLLQRMCEQHPQAQLPSSNPQTYDNAAQFTDYVRRYRDIPLWQKMELRGSILMLFSRFLRAAVPHVWTMDERMKRVQEYIHSHICEAIDIEDLSDVACVTKPYLIRLFKKEFGTSPVQYINNKKVERAQLLLYTTDIPVKEVAYELGFNDHSYFIRMFRKVTGITPQEYRRQLRA from the coding sequence ATGATGCATTTACCCATAGAGTCATTTAATTTTCAGATGCTGAATGTGGGGCTGGCCCACCATGATGGCGACTGGAACTGGAAGCATGTCAGTTCGCCCTTCACGCGTATCTACTATGTGAAGGAAGGTGAGGCACAAATACATCTGCCTAAGCAGGTTGTGAGGTTGCGGCCAGGTTATCTTTATATTGTACCAGCCTATACCTTGCATTCGTATGAGTGCAAGGGTCTGTTCGTACATTATTACCTCCATGTGTATGAGGGATTCAAAAGTGAGATGAACCTGATGGAGCAGTATGATTTTCCTATTGAGGTGCCTGGTAGCCATGATGACGAACTGCTTTTGCAACGTATGTGTGAACAGCATCCGCAGGCACAGCTGCCCTCGAGTAATCCGCAGACGTATGATAATGCGGCGCAGTTTACAGACTATGTGAGACGGTATCGCGATATACCCTTATGGCAGAAGATGGAATTGCGTGGCAGTATCCTGATGCTCTTCTCACGTTTTCTGCGTGCGGCGGTACCCCATGTATGGACCATGGATGAACGTATGAAACGGGTGCAGGAGTATATTCATTCTCATATCTGCGAGGCGATTGATATAGAGGACTTGTCAGATGTGGCGTGCGTCACAAAGCCGTATCTTATCCGACTCTTTAAAAAGGAGTTTGGCACCTCGCCTGTGCAGTATATCAATAATAAAAAAGTGGAGCGTGCCCAACTGTTGCTTTATACCACCGATATTCCTGTAAAGGAGGTGGCCTATGAACTGGGATTCAATGACCATAGTTATTTTATCCGTATGTTTCGTAAGGTGACGGGCATCACACCGCAGGAATACCGCAGACAGTTGCGGGCATAG
- a CDS encoding LruC domain-containing protein — protein sequence MRKSRKYLLGLLLTGGLFSLSSCRHMEMSNDQWREIIQNIYPVDSIDSQHTWNLLQDKALTVRVKIADPNITTVQVLNGNPYITEGVEILAERPCTTGHYVSPTFKVPNVAPTLYAAAINSEGRYYVVPVDGANDVTIGGSRVINDGTLYQPTYQTFTYLFEEDYPFPGDFDFNDVVMRISQHAANDSTLKLTVTLAAVGATKQVGAAIRLPNINFDYVKSVTIDEGTRFDENYGINRYFISNDEIYSRGRDGSAVINLFDDAHWCMNAKEEMGQVVRMYYNTRKYEAENESAIVPAVSRTYTINMKSNVNAYYQSLALIDPFIIVSNNGLCVEVHTYRYKYDEAIWHYTNGSAGMDDRVPWALLIPDATFHYPVEGITMGMYRDGQISGAYSRYNHSFGQWGRNRSASKDWWLYENATKAQVY from the coding sequence ATGAGAAAGAGTAGAAAGTATTTATTGGGACTTTTGTTGACAGGCGGATTATTCTCACTATCATCCTGCCGACACATGGAGATGAGCAACGACCAATGGCGGGAGATTATCCAGAATATCTATCCTGTTGACTCTATCGACAGTCAGCATACATGGAATCTGCTGCAAGACAAGGCGTTAACCGTTCGTGTGAAGATTGCTGACCCTAATATCACCACCGTCCAGGTATTGAACGGCAATCCCTATATCACAGAAGGTGTGGAGATACTGGCTGAGCGTCCTTGCACAACAGGTCATTATGTGAGTCCCACATTTAAAGTGCCCAACGTAGCCCCCACCCTTTACGCAGCAGCTATCAACAGCGAAGGCAGATATTATGTGGTGCCTGTTGACGGGGCTAACGATGTGACCATCGGTGGTAGCAGGGTTATCAACGATGGTACGCTCTATCAGCCTACTTATCAGACGTTTACATACCTCTTTGAGGAAGACTACCCCTTCCCTGGCGACTTTGACTTCAATGATGTGGTGATGCGCATCTCGCAACATGCAGCCAACGACAGCACCCTGAAACTCACGGTAACACTGGCCGCTGTAGGTGCCACCAAACAGGTTGGTGCTGCTATCCGCCTGCCCAACATCAATTTCGACTATGTGAAGAGTGTGACCATTGACGAGGGGACACGCTTTGATGAGAACTATGGCATCAACCGCTATTTTATATCCAATGATGAGATCTACAGTCGCGGACGTGACGGCTCGGCTGTCATCAACCTGTTTGACGATGCCCATTGGTGTATGAATGCCAAGGAGGAAATGGGACAGGTGGTACGTATGTACTACAACACCCGCAAATACGAGGCGGAAAACGAGAGTGCCATCGTGCCTGCGGTGTCGCGCACCTATACCATTAATATGAAGTCAAATGTCAATGCCTACTACCAGTCGTTGGCTCTTATCGATCCCTTTATCATCGTATCCAACAATGGTCTTTGTGTGGAGGTGCATACCTATAGGTATAAATACGACGAGGCCATCTGGCACTATACCAATGGTTCTGCCGGCATGGACGACCGTGTGCCCTGGGCTCTGCTGATACCCGATGCCACGTTCCATTATCCTGTAGAGGGTATCACGATGGGTATGTATCGCGATGGACAGATATCAGGAGCCTACAGCCGGTACAACCACTCCTTTGGTCAGTGGGGGCGCAACCGTTCAGCCTCCAAAGACTGGTGGCTCTACGAGAATGCCACTAAGGCACAGGTATATTAA
- a CDS encoding DUF4842 domain-containing protein has product MERILRYSMAALAMALFVGCSHDMEYSQPSKEQVQKNVAEKLGIEIDPNQNWNASTAITANVSVNLGLDQEYTLVIYDKNPLFEDDVFYYAKTVVKEGDTATLKLDVPSADSVFYAAVFDSKYRRLVQSAYREDSVLTMNFGTAASESRSNRAAENDADAAPYAKTLNDYLNPTGVESWKTVQQISIAQMKNYTVIDDDIVGSKFEGRSLQNPTYPGGVRTEYGDLQHYRVPANVELRQSFSTNGYSNTYNGLVLYIEGKVHLVGSNSLNDITLVVADGGEIILDAAENHFSGTGRFVVCPGGKITGINNAVFNVNNGGWCYNAGTIDYQGTLNLNGSHFYNNNTINVDVLKGTSQGTYFTNFGHITARTNAMEADAYNQNIVNGCYMKFTGNAGVGGLTMLKNSRLDVGGQLYITGNGLWGGFRNELHHLSLITAGSIKANGATLYGPTAYNKFAVVKVGSVYANNDTDLQTADNLYMDWNSANFYMHDGTKIDQNFYNYYYMRGMVNKISKWTNEDNSTFTIPRGDCTGNGYHDTSEVPAQVIPGEPAVWTYAFEDTPLGDYDMNDVVIKVSENAEDPTRLDITLCCTGAANNLTVYLDDMVLFAGSGKEVHQVFGQAAGKFINTVNDGIKVDPITETIRKPANFSFETADFWIKSPSGDVHVAKQGEDPHGIVVPGNWRWPREFQCIKDAYPNFIEFAKDASTTDDNIKKWYETSNGNPVEEYIYTPAN; this is encoded by the coding sequence ATGGAAAGAATTCTGAGATATAGCATGGCTGCATTGGCAATGGCTCTTTTCGTGGGTTGTTCACATGATATGGAGTATTCGCAGCCCTCCAAAGAACAAGTTCAGAAAAACGTTGCTGAGAAACTTGGCATAGAGATTGATCCCAATCAGAACTGGAACGCATCAACGGCTATCACAGCCAATGTGTCGGTGAACCTGGGACTTGATCAGGAGTACACCTTGGTGATTTACGATAAGAACCCGTTGTTTGAGGATGATGTGTTCTATTATGCCAAGACCGTGGTCAAGGAGGGTGATACAGCCACGCTGAAACTTGATGTTCCCTCAGCAGACAGTGTCTTCTATGCTGCCGTGTTCGACAGTAAGTACCGTCGTCTTGTGCAGAGCGCCTATCGTGAGGATAGCGTGCTGACAATGAATTTCGGTACTGCTGCCAGCGAGTCACGCTCTAACCGTGCTGCTGAGAATGATGCCGATGCTGCTCCTTATGCCAAGACACTGAACGACTATCTGAATCCTACAGGTGTAGAGTCATGGAAGACTGTACAGCAGATAAGCATTGCGCAGATGAAGAACTACACCGTTATTGACGATGATATCGTTGGTAGCAAATTTGAAGGACGCAGTCTGCAGAATCCCACTTATCCTGGAGGTGTAAGAACCGAGTATGGTGATTTGCAGCACTATCGTGTGCCTGCAAATGTGGAATTGAGACAGTCGTTCAGTACGAACGGCTATTCCAATACTTATAATGGCTTGGTGCTCTATATCGAGGGTAAGGTACATTTGGTGGGTTCAAATAGCCTGAATGACATCACGCTGGTGGTGGCCGATGGCGGTGAGATTATCCTTGACGCTGCGGAAAACCATTTCAGTGGAACAGGTCGATTCGTCGTTTGCCCTGGTGGTAAGATTACAGGTATCAATAATGCCGTTTTCAACGTGAACAATGGTGGATGGTGCTATAATGCCGGAACGATAGACTATCAGGGTACGCTCAATCTCAATGGATCACATTTCTATAACAATAATACTATCAATGTGGATGTGCTGAAGGGTACCTCTCAGGGCACCTACTTTACCAACTTTGGACATATCACAGCCCGTACGAATGCGATGGAGGCTGATGCCTACAACCAGAATATTGTGAATGGCTGTTATATGAAGTTTACTGGAAACGCTGGCGTGGGTGGACTCACTATGCTGAAGAACAGCAGACTGGATGTGGGTGGTCAGCTCTACATCACCGGCAATGGTTTGTGGGGCGGTTTCCGTAACGAACTGCATCATCTTAGTCTGATTACAGCTGGTTCTATCAAGGCCAATGGTGCCACTCTCTATGGACCTACAGCCTATAATAAGTTTGCTGTGGTGAAGGTTGGTAGCGTTTATGCTAACAACGACACAGACCTGCAGACAGCCGATAATCTGTACATGGACTGGAACTCTGCCAATTTCTATATGCATGATGGCACTAAGATTGACCAGAACTTCTACAACTATTACTATATGCGTGGTATGGTGAATAAGATATCGAAGTGGACAAACGAAGACAATTCTACCTTCACTATTCCCCGTGGTGACTGTACAGGTAATGGTTATCATGATACAAGTGAGGTGCCTGCACAGGTTATTCCTGGCGAACCTGCCGTATGGACATACGCCTTCGAGGATACGCCCCTTGGCGACTACGATATGAATGATGTGGTGATTAAGGTCAGTGAGAATGCTGAGGACCCCACACGTCTGGATATCACGCTCTGTTGTACTGGTGCTGCCAATAACCTTACCGTCTATCTGGATGATATGGTCCTGTTTGCCGGTAGTGGCAAGGAGGTTCATCAGGTGTTTGGTCAGGCAGCAGGTAAGTTCATCAATACGGTGAATGATGGTATCAAGGTTGATCCTATTACGGAGACGATTCGCAAACCCGCTAATTTCTCGTTTGAGACAGCCGACTTCTGGATTAAGTCGCCTTCAGGTGATGTCCATGTGGCTAAGCAGGGTGAGGATCCTCATGGCATCGTGGTTCCTGGCAACTGGCGCTGGCCGCGTGAGTTCCAGTGTATCAAGGATGCTTATCCTAACTTCATCGAGTTTGCCAAGGATGCTTCAACCACAGACGATAATATTAAGAAGTGGTACGAGACCAGCAATGGCAATCCTGTAGAAGAGTATATCTACACACCCGCGAACTAA
- a CDS encoding alpha-L-arabinofuranosidase C-terminal domain-containing protein has protein sequence MKFRSMLLFVAISLAATSLNAQKKVFFYSPNPNGGLRMAVLENDTWDDLGRLCSSDYGTWGAEKKMYHPSLCRANDGSWRLVFQLNDIAPLFGASYSRDLVTWRPQDYPRVNSQKCKNPVVVAEGDAFKVYYQTANGDTRRISADADFRHFIGDEAVKADVRLWHRDTVSIKGEQQTGQIFTMTDAEVQRVRDDFRLQGEKWAPTNERMHDDAQKLSIPSVINTTLTVSPNQEKNISDKLIGIFFEDISYAADGGLYAELIQNRDFEYTSKDHRGWNASTAWHSNKPIEISSEHPLHPNNPHYVIMAMDTLWNEGWDGIVVEKGKKYDFSMFVFAGGQKQDFLIQLVGQKGQVLAQSKLKTRASDWQQFSTVLKAKASDEKGRLVIIPQKVARVGVDMVSLFPQETFMGRKNGLRKDLAQVIADLHPKFVRFPGGCMSHGQGLENIYHWNHTVGPLQSRKPDFNIWNYHQTRGLGFFEYFQFCEDIGAEPLPVLAAGVPCQNSANNAEGIGGQQGGIPMADMPAYVEEICNLIEWANGDPATNEWAKMRADAGHPKPFNLKYLGLGNEDIISTVFEERYEMICKAVRERYPDIKICGTVGPFHSPSADYTEGWDFTKKHPDLQYMVDEHYYESTGWFMHNRDYYDSYDRSAAKVYLGEWAASTHVKRPNVETALAEALYLTDIERNGDVVEMTSYAPMLSKDGHSNWNPDMIYFSNTHIRTTPAYEIQRLFSVYGGDRYIKSQFSNLDSQLAHRIGASVVRDSKTGKRYLKLVNALPSTLKIHVEGINLPATVKCQQFTGAIDDQKAKTTEIETNEPTTLPPYSLRVIEL, from the coding sequence ATGAAATTCAGGAGTATGCTACTGTTTGTAGCAATTTCGCTGGCTGCAACAAGCCTCAACGCCCAGAAAAAAGTATTCTTCTACTCACCTAATCCCAATGGTGGTCTGCGCATGGCCGTGCTCGAGAATGACACTTGGGACGACCTTGGTCGACTGTGTTCTTCGGATTATGGCACATGGGGTGCTGAGAAGAAGATGTACCATCCCTCGCTTTGTCGTGCTAACGACGGCTCTTGGCGTCTGGTGTTCCAGCTCAACGATATCGCTCCACTCTTCGGCGCCTCATATAGTCGTGACCTCGTAACATGGCGCCCACAGGACTACCCCCGCGTGAACAGTCAGAAGTGCAAGAACCCTGTTGTTGTAGCTGAAGGTGATGCTTTCAAGGTGTATTACCAGACAGCCAATGGTGACACGCGTCGCATCAGCGCAGATGCAGATTTCCGCCATTTCATCGGCGATGAAGCCGTTAAGGCAGATGTCAGACTATGGCATCGCGATACCGTTAGTATTAAGGGAGAACAGCAGACAGGTCAGATTTTTACGATGACTGATGCTGAAGTGCAACGTGTACGTGACGACTTCCGTCTGCAAGGAGAGAAATGGGCACCTACCAATGAGAGAATGCACGACGATGCGCAAAAATTATCGATTCCATCGGTGATAAATACCACCCTGACCGTTTCTCCCAATCAGGAAAAAAACATCAGCGACAAACTCATTGGCATCTTCTTCGAGGATATCAGTTATGCGGCTGATGGCGGCCTCTATGCCGAACTCATACAGAACCGTGACTTCGAATATACCTCAAAGGACCATCGCGGATGGAATGCCTCTACCGCATGGCACTCTAACAAACCTATCGAGATTAGCAGCGAGCATCCCCTGCATCCCAACAATCCCCACTATGTCATCATGGCGATGGATACGCTTTGGAACGAGGGATGGGATGGTATCGTCGTTGAAAAGGGCAAAAAATACGACTTTTCCATGTTTGTCTTTGCTGGAGGTCAGAAGCAGGACTTCCTCATTCAGCTGGTTGGTCAGAAAGGTCAGGTGCTGGCTCAGAGCAAGTTAAAGACCCGTGCCTCCGACTGGCAACAGTTCTCTACGGTACTCAAGGCTAAAGCCAGCGACGAGAAGGGCCGTCTGGTCATCATCCCCCAAAAGGTGGCCCGTGTAGGTGTCGATATGGTGTCGCTTTTCCCACAGGAGACCTTTATGGGCCGTAAGAACGGCTTGCGAAAGGACCTCGCCCAGGTTATTGCCGACCTGCATCCTAAGTTCGTGCGTTTCCCTGGTGGCTGTATGAGTCATGGTCAGGGTCTGGAGAACATCTACCATTGGAATCATACGGTGGGGCCACTCCAGAGTCGTAAGCCCGACTTCAACATCTGGAACTACCATCAGACACGTGGGTTGGGATTCTTCGAGTATTTCCAGTTCTGCGAGGATATCGGTGCCGAACCACTTCCTGTGTTGGCAGCAGGCGTTCCCTGTCAGAACTCAGCTAATAACGCAGAGGGTATCGGTGGACAACAGGGAGGTATTCCAATGGCAGATATGCCTGCCTATGTGGAGGAAATCTGCAATCTGATTGAGTGGGCCAACGGCGACCCAGCCACCAACGAATGGGCTAAGATGCGTGCCGATGCCGGTCATCCGAAGCCATTCAACCTGAAATACCTGGGTCTGGGCAACGAGGACATCATCTCTACGGTCTTCGAGGAGCGCTATGAGATGATTTGTAAGGCTGTGCGTGAGCGTTATCCAGATATCAAGATATGTGGCACAGTAGGTCCTTTCCACAGTCCTTCAGCTGATTATACCGAGGGTTGGGATTTCACCAAGAAGCACCCCGACCTGCAATATATGGTTGACGAGCACTATTACGAAAGCACGGGATGGTTTATGCACAACCGCGATTACTATGATAGTTACGACCGCTCGGCGGCGAAAGTCTATCTGGGCGAGTGGGCAGCCTCAACCCATGTGAAGCGTCCTAATGTGGAGACAGCATTGGCAGAAGCCCTCTACCTCACGGATATTGAGCGCAATGGCGACGTGGTGGAGATGACGTCGTATGCTCCCATGCTCAGCAAGGACGGTCATTCCAACTGGAACCCCGACATGATTTATTTCTCTAACACGCATATCCGCACCACACCTGCCTACGAGATACAGCGCCTCTTCAGCGTTTATGGTGGCGACAGGTATATAAAATCGCAGTTCTCAAATCTCGATTCTCAATTAGCCCATCGCATTGGTGCCAGCGTGGTGCGCGACTCCAAGACCGGCAAGCGTTATCTCAAACTGGTCAATGCCCTCCCCTCTACCCTGAAGATTCATGTTGAGGGCATCAACCTGCCTGCCACGGTGAAGTGTCAGCAGTTCACTGGTGCTATTGACGACCAGAAAGCTAAAACGACAGAGATTGAGACCAACGAGCCCACGACGTTGCCCCCGTACTCCTTGCGCGTCATAGAGCTATAA